In the genome of Vanacampus margaritifer isolate UIUO_Vmar chromosome 1, RoL_Vmar_1.0, whole genome shotgun sequence, one region contains:
- the slc2a2 gene encoding solute carrier family 2, facilitated glucose transporter member 2 — MEPGKELTAPLALAVFTAVLGSLQYGYSVGVINAPQRVIERHYGRSLGVWPQEADPLSANGSFAADTAQRQVPSSVVMYWSLSVAIFSVGGVISSFLVGFVGDLRGRVKGMLAINVLAVAGSLLMGLCKMWQPHIMVIAGRAIMGFYCGLSSGLVPMYIGEISPKAYRGALGTLHQLAVVIGILISQVIGLDFILGNDDMWPLLLALSGAPAVLQSLLLPLCPESPRYLYILLEKENEARNSLYRLKGAYDASADLDEMRREKEEADKVPRVSISSLICSSAYRRQLLVALMMHLSQQLSGINAIFYYSTAIFSQAGVSQPVYATIGVGAVNTIFTLVTVASVDRAGRRTLLLAGLGGMCICAVAMTVGLKFQSEYAWMSYVSMAAIFLFVAFFEIGPGPIPWFIVAELFSQGPRPAAIALAGCCNWTSNFIVGMTFSYIQYWLGPYVFILFAALLFVFTAFTYLRVPETKGKSFEEIADLFRKGGQKAPSNASGDDVELQQLKTSTHA; from the exons ATGGAGCCGGGGAAG GAGCTGACGGCCCCGTTGGCGTTGGCCGTTTTCACGGCGGTGTTGGGCTCCCTGCAGTACGGATACAGTGTGGGGGTCATAAATGCTCCGCAACGG GTGATCGAGAGACACTATGGGCGCTCGCTGGGCGTGTGGCCCCAGGAAGCCGATCCGTTGTCGGCAAATGGCAGCTTTGCGGCAGACACCGCGCAGAGGCAGGTCCCTTCCTCCGTGGTCATGTATTGGTCCCTGTCGGTGGCCATCTTCTCCGTCGGGGGCGTGATCTCCTCCTTCCTGGTGGGCTTCGTGGGAGACCTGAGAGGCAG GGTGAAGGGCATGTTGGCGATCAACGTGCTGGCCGTGGCCGGCAGCCTCCTGATGGGCCTTTGCAAGATGTGGCAGCCTCACATCATGGTCATCGCGGGCCGCGCCATTATGGGCTTCTATTGTG GTTTGTCATCCGGCCTGGTGCCCATGTACATCGGCGAGATCTCGCCCAAAGCTTACCGAGGGGCCCTGGGGACTTTACACCAGCTGGCGGTTGTGATTGGCATCCTCATCAGCCAG GTCATCGGCCTGGACTTCATTCTTGGTAACGACGACATGTGGCCCCTGCTGCTGGCGCTGTCGGGGGCCCCCGCCGTGCTGCAGTCCCTCCTGCTGCCGCTGTGCCCCGAAAGTCCGCGCTACCTCTACATCCTTCTGGAAAAGGAAAACGAGGCTCGGAACA GTCTGTATCGCCTGAAGGGGGCGTACGACGCGTCGGCCGATCTGGACGAGATGAGGAGGGAGAAGGAGGAGGCGGACAAGGTGCCCCGGGTCTCCATCTCGTCCCTG ATCTGCTCGTCGGCGTACAGGCGGCAGCTGCTTGTCGCCCTCATGATGCACTTGTCGCAGCAGCTGTCGGGCATCAACGCG ATCTTTTACTACTCCACGGCAATTTTCAGTCAGGCCGGCGTCAGTCAGCCCGTCTATGCCACCATTGGTGTCGGCGCCGTCAACACCATCTTCACTCTGGTGACT GTAGCGTCGGTGGACCGCGCCGGCAGGCGCACGCTGTTGCTAGCCGGCCTGGGCGGCATGTGCATCTGCGCCGTCGCCATGACGGTCGGCCTCAAGTTCCAG AGCGAGTACGCCTGGATGAGCTACGTTAGCATGGCGGCCATCTTCCTTTTTGTGGCCTTCTTTGAGATCGGGCCCGGTCCCATCCCGTGGTTCATCGTGGCCGAGCTGTTCAGCCAGGGCCCTCGGCCGGCGGCCATCGCGCTCGCCGGCTGCTGCAACTGGACCAGCAACTTCATCGTCGGCATGACCTTTTCCTACATACAG TACTGGCTGGGCCCGTACGTCTTCATCTTGTTTGCCGCGCTGCTTTTCGTCTTCACCGCGTTCACGTACCTGCGGGTGCCAGAGACCAAGGGCAAGAGCTTCGAGGAGATCGCCGACCTTTTCCGAAAGGGCGGTCAGAAGGCGCCGTCCAACGCCAGCGGCGACGACGTCGAATTGCAGCAACTCAAAACATCGACGCATGCCTGA